The Methanocaldococcus infernus ME region TAGATATCTAACTTCTTCCTCTCTATTGTAGAATTTCAATTAGATCACCATATTATTTTAAAAAAACATATAAAAATTTAAAAATAGAGTAATCATTTTCTTATTTCCTTAAATATGTCTTCATCCTCATCTTCATTCTCTAACTCTAAGCTCTCAACAATTTCATCAGCATCAATATTTCCACTCTCAACTTGTTTCCAAGCTTCAAATAATTTTTTCTCAGCAGTGTCAGATTCTTCATCAATCTCATCAACTCTCATTTCAAAGACTTTATTTAACCCTTCAACTACACTATCAAACTCTTTACTGTCAAGAATGATATCACTTAATTTTTTCTCTAACATTTCTGGAGGGATATTAATTATTTTATTCCACATTCCTATATTCTTCAACTCTTTCTCATACTTCTTAACAATTAAAAGGTTATTTACAAAGGTAAATTGTTTTTGATAGGTTATGAAGGTTTTATATTTTAACTTCATTTCCATTTCAATACTTTTTATTTCCTGAGCAAGCATCTTCTTTGTTAAGGTATCAGCTCCAATCCCTTCCTTAAAGAGTTCTTTCTTTTTCTTATCTAAAGATTTTATCTCTTTCTTAACCCTGTCTAACTTACTTTTTAATCTAATCTTTTCCCCTTCTAAATCCCTTATTGTTAATTTTTCTATAGGATTTTTTTGGAATTTATTTTTTATTCTCTCCCAAAGACTCATAAAAGATCACCTCAAATTTTTTATTTTTTAACAAGAACTAACCCAACATCTTTTATATATTTACACTCTCCACCTTTGTATTCATAGAATACTTTCTTAGCCAACCTCTCATCACCAACCAATTCAGCAGCTTCCTCTAAGGTTACATATCCTTTAATAATTATATTCTCATCAATATATTTCTTTAATCTCTCTATCTTTTCTCTATCAAACTCCAATGATAGGACAGGAGCTAAGGCTTTTACATACTCATCTATCTCATTGTAGTAAAGCTTACCAACCTCAACATCAAAGATAGCTAAAGCTATTTTCTTAGATAGATACCTTCTCCTAAAGTCTTCAGATTCAACAAAATCCATTACTTCCTTAGAAAATCCTGTTGGAGAAGCTATTAAGATAACAATCTTATCAAAATCTTCATATCTAACACTATCTATAATTTTAATTATCTCACTTAAGGAAATTGGATATGTATCAAAGCCCATCTTTCTAAAGTTCTCTTTATTGGCTAAGAATTTTCCAATAAACTTTATCCTCTCCTTCTTACCAATTGGAATTAATTTTTTCTCTTCCAAGATTGCTACAATCTCTCTATTCCTTGGAGGATCTGGAAATTCATAATATTCCCTAACAGAGACTAATTTAAAGTTCTTTCCTTCTATATCTACTCCTCCTTTTATCTCATCTAACTTCTTTTCCAACCTTCCAATAAACCACTCTTCATAATATAGAGCATCTTCTAACCTAACAAATCTTGACCCTTCCTTCTTAGCCTTTCTTATCTTATCTAAGAGACTTTCAAGCTTCTCTTTCTCTTCCTTTAATGAGATTTTCTCTCTTTCTAACTCTCTAATCTTGCTATTTAACTTATTAATTAACTCTTTATACTCCTCTTCAACTTTCCTAAGCTCTTTTTTAAGCATCTCTTGAAGCTCTCTATTTTTCTTCATTTCAATCTCTAACCTGATCTTCTCCTTTTCAACTTCAAACTTTCTTCTTAATTCTTCCTCCAACTGTCTTAATCTACTTAACTCAATTTCCTCTTTATGCCTAAGCTCTTCCTCCAACCTTCTCCTTTCTTTATCAATAAAGTTATTTAACTCTCTAATCTTAACTTCAAGATCCTCAATCTTTTTATCTACACCTTCTATAAAGTCTCTAAACCAATCTATCTCTCTCATAGCTTTGAATATAGCTTCGTCCATTTTCTTCTTGTAAAGTTCCCACTTGGTCTTTGCATAATCCCTTATTGGAAGCTTTACATTATAGTCTTTAATTATTTCATCAACTTTCTTCCCAATGCCATTATAGTATTCTTTAAGAAGCTCCAATATTTTATTAGCATCTCTATTAGCCCTATTAATTTCTCTTATAATGTCATTAGTGTCCCAGATTTCAAAAACATTATATTTTAAGATATACTCAACAAGCTCTAACTCCTTTTTATTGTATCTCTTAACCCCTGGGAAATGTTCATTATTGTAATGAAAGCTAAAGGCTAATACAGCCAAAGCCCACTCAAACTTTCTCCTTATGTCTCTATCAATATCATTAAGGAAGTCTCCAAATTCTCCATCTTTGTATCTCTCATAACTCTCCTTTATATGATTCCACAACTCAACCCTCTTCTCAAATGGCTCATAAATTATATCATAGCCATCCCTTAACACTCTATTAACCTTCCTCATAGCCTTTTCTAAGGATTTATAATCTCCCTCAGAGAACAAACTCATCTTTTTCACCAAGGAATAGCTTCATATCTTTGTCAATTCTCTCTTTTATTTTCTCTACCCCCTCGCCATAACCCTCAAGTTCAAAAATAACTTTTTCATTATCAACTTTAACCAATATTGAAACATTTCCCATTTTGCTGTAAGCTGTATACTTTTTAACATTTCCTAAGGTTAGCTCATAACTTGCCTTAAGCTTAGCCATTAAATAATCAACAAAACTTTCCAAAGCTTTTTTATCTTTCAGTTTGTAAGATAAAATCATCTTTCTTGGTGATATCTTGTTATTTATCTCTTCAACTTTGTAAACTTTTAACTCATCTTCTCTTTCCAAGCGAGCCAATATTTCATTTAAGAATTCTTCTATATCTTCTAACTCTGCAAGGATAGCCATCTTCTTAATCTTCTCAATCTTCCCCTTATTTCTCCATTTCTCAATTAAATAATCTATTCTTTTCCTTTCAGAGTCTCTATCATAATCAACAATTATTAAATATTTCATAATTCCACAAGCTATATTTTTATACCCATAAATTATATAAACATTTTGGTCTTTTGGAAATTTTATAAATGTTTCCATTTTGGAGAATTATATATTTTTATTCAAATTTTTGTAGATTTTATAAAATAAAAAAATCTTTCAAAAAGAATAAAAACAAGCAAAAAACTAAGAAAGAAAAAATAAAAACCCATCAAGCTAACTCTTTTGATGAAACTTTTTCTAAAAGTTTCCTTCTAAAGGTTTCACTTGGAGATAACAATGCTCTTTATATAGCTCATCTCCTCTATACTATATCTAACCCCCTCCCTACCAAGGCCACTTTTTTTAACCCCTCCAAAGGGCATGCTGTCATTTCTATAGAGGGAAGAGTCATTAATAACAACTCCTCCAAATTCAAGCTTCTGAGCAAAGGATAAAGCTTTATTTATATCTCTTGTGAAAACTCCTGAGTGTAAGCCAAACTCAAAGTTAAGCTCTAACATCTCCTCCTCTGAAAGTTTAACCACTGGCACAACTGGAGCAAAGGTTTCAGTTTTACATAAAATATTATCTTTATCAACTTCTATAACTGTTGGATAGACCAAAGTTTTCTCAACCTTTCCTCCAACTAAGATATTTCCTCCTTCCTCTAAGGCTTTATTTATAAGCTCTTTAACCCAGTTAGCATGCTCTAAGCTAATTACTGGGCCAACATCTGTTTCTTCTTTAAGAGGATCTCCAACTTTTAACGTCTTTACTCTCTCAACAAACTTTTTAATGAACTTATCATAAATAGATTCATCTACATAAATAACTCCAACAGAGATACAGACTTGCCCAGCATATAAGAAAGAGCCTTTAACTAATCTTTCAACAGCTCTATCTATGTCAGCATCAGAGAGAACAAAGTTAGGATTAACTCCTCCAAGCTCTAAAGTAACTTTTTTAAAGCCAGCCTTTTTTATAATTTGCTCCCCTACCTTTGTTGAGCCAGTGAAAGAGATCATGTTAACTTTATCATTAACCACTAACTCATCTCCAACAACATCTCCATAGCCAGTTAGTAAGTAGTAACCTTCAACTCCATACTTTTTTAAACTCTCCTCTATAATTTTAGCAAGCTCTACACAAACCAAAGGAGCCTTTGGAGAAGGGTGGTGAAGAACAACATTACCAACAGCAAGAGCTGGCCCTATCTTGTGAGCTGATAGATTTAAAGGAAAGTTATAGGGAGTTATTGCTCCAACTAAGCCTATTGGCTCTCTTTTAGCAATAATTAGCTTCTCATCATCCTCTAAAACTTCCCCTCTCAACTCTTTAGTGTAAAAAGCAGATAACCTAAAGGTTTTAATAGCTCTATCAACCTCCACCCTCGCCTGTCTAATAGGTTTCCCAGCATCTATAGCCAATAGCTTGGCAAACTCTTCCTTTCTTTTCTTTATTTCATTGGCTATTCTTAATAAAATATTGTATCTCTTACTAACTGAAAGATTTTTCATTTTTTCCTTATTCTCGTAAGCTTTATCTACAGCTTCTCTAACCTCCTCTCTACTAAACTCTCTAATTTCTCCAATCTTCTTTAGTGTGTAAGGGTTATAAATATCCATAAATCTCACATTCTACATTTGCTATAATCTATTTAGCTTTAAGATTTTTATAATATTTTTCATTAAACCTATTATTTAGTAAATAATGTTAAAGGTGAATACTATTATGAAACATCTAAAGAATCTATTAATTTTAATATTTTTATTATTGCTAAGTATGGTTTCAGCAAATGTAGTAATTTATAAAATTTGGTCTCCTTATGATCCTCCATCTAAGCCTATCTATCATATAGATTTGAATGAGCAAACCTTATACTTAGGGATTGTTAATAGAGATGAGTATGCTCATGAGGTTACTGTGAGGGTTGAAGCTAATGGTAAAACTTGGGAATATGGGCCTATATATTTAAAACCAAACACACATGTAGAGCATGTTGTTGAAGTAAAGGTTCCTATATCTAAAGATGGACCACAGGATGTTAAAATCTCTCTTTTAGAAGATGGAAAAGTTATAGCTTCAAAAACTGTTAAGGTTTCTCTCTATTTTCCAGTAGATGTTAGTAATGTTACTTGCTATGGCTATCCTGTTAAAGATGGAGAGGTTTGCTATTCTCCATGGTTCACTGTAACTTTAAAAAGCAACCCTGTAGCTCAGACAGATTACCAAGGGAAGGTTTGGATTGTAGTTAAAAGTGGAAATAAAGTAATTTACAATGGAATAAATGATTCTAAGGAAGTTTATATTCCTTTAGATGGAGAGGTTAATGTAGATTTCAGAATTCCAAATTTAGAGTTAGACCAAGACTCTTTTAAGATTGAGACTTATGTAAAGATTATGAATATTACCCACTCAGTTGAAGGTTATGAAAAAACCACAATTAAGAGAGAAGAAGACTATTTTACTTATGAATATGAAAGATTTCCTAAAACCTTTTACTTCCCAATTATTATAGATAAGATTGAGCTTTACAATAAAGTAGATGAGAACACTACAAAATATATAAAAGAATTTTATAGGAATGTAGATGATGAGGACTTTTTAAATAAATTAGATGATAGATATTATTGGGAAACCCTTAAAATTCCAAGACAGTATGTTAAAGGAGAAAAAGTTATTTCATTTATTAAGGTTTATTTAAAAAATAGGTT contains the following coding sequences:
- a CDS encoding coiled-coil domain-containing protein; its protein translation is MSLFSEGDYKSLEKAMRKVNRVLRDGYDIIYEPFEKRVELWNHIKESYERYKDGEFGDFLNDIDRDIRRKFEWALAVLAFSFHYNNEHFPGVKRYNKKELELVEYILKYNVFEIWDTNDIIREINRANRDANKILELLKEYYNGIGKKVDEIIKDYNVKLPIRDYAKTKWELYKKKMDEAIFKAMREIDWFRDFIEGVDKKIEDLEVKIRELNNFIDKERRRLEEELRHKEEIELSRLRQLEEELRRKFEVEKEKIRLEIEMKKNRELQEMLKKELRKVEEEYKELINKLNSKIRELEREKISLKEEKEKLESLLDKIRKAKKEGSRFVRLEDALYYEEWFIGRLEKKLDEIKGGVDIEGKNFKLVSVREYYEFPDPPRNREIVAILEEKKLIPIGKKERIKFIGKFLANKENFRKMGFDTYPISLSEIIKIIDSVRYEDFDKIVILIASPTGFSKEVMDFVESEDFRRRYLSKKIALAIFDVEVGKLYYNEIDEYVKALAPVLSLEFDREKIERLKKYIDENIIIKGYVTLEEAAELVGDERLAKKVFYEYKGGECKYIKDVGLVLVKK
- a CDS encoding lactaldehyde dehydrogenase, yielding MDIYNPYTLKKIGEIREFSREEVREAVDKAYENKEKMKNLSVSKRYNILLRIANEIKKRKEEFAKLLAIDAGKPIRQARVEVDRAIKTFRLSAFYTKELRGEVLEDDEKLIIAKREPIGLVGAITPYNFPLNLSAHKIGPALAVGNVVLHHPSPKAPLVCVELAKIIEESLKKYGVEGYYLLTGYGDVVGDELVVNDKVNMISFTGSTKVGEQIIKKAGFKKVTLELGGVNPNFVLSDADIDRAVERLVKGSFLYAGQVCISVGVIYVDESIYDKFIKKFVERVKTLKVGDPLKEETDVGPVISLEHANWVKELINKALEEGGNILVGGKVEKTLVYPTVIEVDKDNILCKTETFAPVVPVVKLSEEEMLELNFEFGLHSGVFTRDINKALSFAQKLEFGGVVINDSSLYRNDSMPFGGVKKSGLGREGVRYSIEEMSYIKSIVISK